Below is a window of Acidobacteriota bacterium DNA.
AGCCACTGCTCCGTTTCGGAGTCATGAATGCGTAATCGAAGAAGGTCGGCTGCTCAATCGCGAAATCGAGGTAGGCGTCGCCCATGCGACGGAGCCGTTCGAGCGGCGTCGCCGCCTCCAGCGCCGGCGCCAGACGAGACTGCAGCTTCTCGAGGCCATCGTTGATGATCCCGTCGAGGAGCTCGCCCTTGTCCTTGTAGTGACGGTAGATCGCAGGCGCGGTCACCCCGACCTGCTGGGCGATTTTGCGCATCGACACACCTTCCGGTCCGTGCTCGGTAAAGAGCTCGTGAGCGGCGGCGGCGATTCGTTCCTTGAGTTCGTTCATCGGTTGGGCTGTCGGGGTGTGGTTAGCTTACTTTAATCGCCGACGTTTTTCGTGTGAAATGGCTATTTATTCACGATCAATGCTACAAAGGAACGATGCATCTCGTGTCCGATGAAGACTTTGCTACCGGGCCGACCACGCCGCCCTCCCTCGACCACCTCCTGACGGCCAGCAGTCGAACCTTCGCCCTCACGATCCCGTTGCTTCCCGAGCCCACACGCTGCGAGGTCACGGTCGCCTATCTGCTGTTCCGGGTGGCCGACACCCTCGAGGACTCGAACCGCTGGGACCGCCCGCAGAAACTCGACGAGCTGACGCGGTTTTCCGACTTTCTCGACGCCCCGACCACCGACGGTGCCGCTCAACTGGCGACCCGCTGGCATGACGACTCCCCTCACCCCCACGCGGGGTACCAGGAACTTCTCGAGAGACTCCCGGAGGTGATCGAGACGCTGGTCGGGCTCCGCAAGAACTCCCGGTCGGCGGTGATCGACCACACCCAGCGAACCATCAAGGGCATGCAGTCGTTCGTGGAACGCGAGCGGGACGGCGACCTGGAGTTGACATCGCTTCAGGACCTCAAGGATTACTGTTACGCCGTTGCGGGAATCGTCGGAGAGCTCCTCACGGAACTGTTCATTCTCGGCAACCCCGGGCTTGCCGCGGCGGCCGGAGAACTGCGAGATGATGCGGCGACCTTCGGCGAGGCGCTTCAACTGGTCAACATCTTGAAGGACAGCGATGGCGACGCGGCCGAGGGGCGGCGCTACCTCCCCGCCGGCATCCCGCGGGAC
It encodes the following:
- a CDS encoding TetR/AcrR family transcriptional regulator, whose translation is MNELKERIAAAAHELFTEHGPEGVSMRKIAQQVGVTAPAIYRHYKDKGELLDGIINDGLEKLQSRLAPALEAATPLERLRRMGDAYLDFAIEQPTFFDYAFMTPKRSSGSISEELQRHDRRIFRHAIEQVTHCIHDGTFGPSDPIEVAIRVWSTVHGLITLFRTGRLGLGDDQFRETYRRTVDQMLADLRPRND
- a CDS encoding squalene/phytoene synthase family protein — translated: MHLVSDEDFATGPTTPPSLDHLLTASSRTFALTIPLLPEPTRCEVTVAYLLFRVADTLEDSNRWDRPQKLDELTRFSDFLDAPTTDGAAQLATRWHDDSPHPHAGYQELLERLPEVIETLVGLRKNSRSAVIDHTQRTIKGMQSFVERERDGDLELTSLQDLKDYCYAVAGIVGELLTELFILGNPGLAAAAGELRDDAATFGEALQLVNILKDSDGDAAEGRRYLPAGIPRDEIFSRAHDDLVTAARYVKVLSDAGAAPGVLAFNALPVLLAHATLKRVQEQGPGSKIGRAAVMALVGRLQVARGLGTIPALLERMLYAKRT